The proteins below are encoded in one region of Aeromonas veronii:
- the treR gene encoding trehalose operon repressor TreR, whose amino-acid sequence MEKKLTILDIARLSGVGKSTVSRVLNQDPKVKPQTREKVEQIIAQHGFVPSKSARAMRSQSQQVVGIIVSRLDSSSENQAVRGMLETLYARGYDAVLMESKFSPDKVSEHLAVLARRGVDGIILFAFNDLDYDAMTPYREKLVLVAREFTGFSSVCFDDAGAVRTMLAQLTRRGARDIAYLGVDVSDLTTGQRRLDAYLAHCQEQGLMPRHALGDLSLQSGYRLAAELLTPSTQALVCASDTLAMGAAKYLQEQGRGEVLVTGLGNNPLLGFLFPNALSLDLGYKGAGEQAARQLLGQIEQDLPPQASIAPSRLP is encoded by the coding sequence ATGGAAAAGAAACTGACCATCCTCGACATCGCCCGCCTGTCGGGTGTCGGCAAGTCGACCGTCTCCCGAGTGCTCAATCAGGATCCCAAGGTGAAACCCCAGACCCGGGAGAAGGTGGAGCAGATCATCGCCCAGCACGGCTTCGTGCCGAGCAAATCGGCGCGCGCCATGCGCAGCCAGAGCCAGCAGGTGGTGGGCATCATTGTCTCCCGTCTCGATTCGAGCTCCGAGAATCAGGCGGTGCGCGGCATGCTGGAGACCCTCTACGCCCGTGGCTACGACGCCGTGTTGATGGAGAGCAAGTTCTCCCCTGACAAGGTGAGCGAACACCTGGCGGTGCTGGCGCGGCGCGGGGTGGACGGCATCATCCTGTTTGCCTTCAACGATCTCGACTACGACGCCATGACCCCGTACCGGGAGAAGCTGGTGCTGGTAGCGAGGGAATTTACAGGATTTTCCTCTGTCTGCTTCGACGATGCCGGCGCGGTGCGTACCATGCTGGCCCAGCTGACCCGGCGTGGCGCCCGCGACATCGCCTATCTCGGGGTGGACGTGTCGGATCTCACCACCGGCCAGCGCCGACTCGACGCCTATCTCGCCCACTGCCAGGAGCAGGGGTTGATGCCCCGCCATGCCCTCGGGGATCTCAGCCTGCAGAGCGGCTATCGGCTGGCGGCCGAGCTGCTCACTCCCAGCACCCAGGCCCTGGTCTGCGCCAGCGACACCCTCGCCATGGGGGCGGCCAAATACCTGCAGGAGCAGGGTCGGGGCGAGGTGCTGGTCACCGGCCTTGGCAACAACCCCCTGCTTGGTTTTCTGTTCCCCAACGCCCTCAGCCTGGATCTCGGCTACAAGGGAGCCGGCGAGCAGGCGGCCCGTCAACTGCTCGGCCAGATAGAGCAGGACCTGCCCCCCCAGGCCAGCATCGCCCCCAGCCGGTTGCCGTGA
- a CDS encoding AEC family transporter — MDLLASLHFSLSITGPICMVLVLGIWLKRLGLLPDSFVESASRLVFQVTLPALLFLSMVRTDFSTMPSPWLILYGLLGTLAGFLILELLASRFISEQKLRGIFVQGSFRGNMGIMGLAYVQNAYGPEGIGAAALLVGAVTVLYNILAVITLTRSLGGGRGIKPILKGIVKNPLIIAIVSALPFGLLGIELPQLVISTGNYFANMTLPLALLCTGASLNLKALRGGAGLTGWATANRLFCIPVLLVLGAWALGFSPQALGILFLISSTPTAAASYVMTRAMGGDSVLAANIIATTTLGSLVSTSLGAALMNYLGLMG, encoded by the coding sequence ATGGATCTGTTGGCAAGTCTGCACTTCTCCCTCTCCATCACGGGCCCCATCTGTATGGTGCTGGTACTCGGCATCTGGCTCAAGCGCCTGGGACTACTGCCAGACAGCTTCGTCGAGTCCGCCTCCCGTCTGGTGTTTCAGGTCACCTTGCCTGCTCTGCTGTTTCTCAGCATGGTGCGCACGGATTTCTCCACCATGCCGAGCCCCTGGCTCATCCTTTACGGTCTGCTGGGAACCCTCGCCGGTTTCCTGATCCTCGAACTGCTGGCGTCCCGCTTCATCAGCGAGCAGAAGCTCAGAGGCATCTTCGTGCAGGGCAGTTTTCGCGGCAACATGGGGATCATGGGGCTGGCCTATGTGCAAAACGCCTACGGCCCGGAGGGGATAGGGGCCGCGGCCCTGCTGGTGGGGGCGGTGACCGTGCTCTACAACATTTTGGCCGTCATCACCCTCACCCGCAGCCTGGGGGGCGGGCGGGGGATCAAGCCCATCCTCAAGGGGATAGTCAAAAACCCGCTGATCATCGCCATCGTTTCGGCGCTGCCCTTCGGCCTGCTCGGCATCGAGTTGCCCCAGCTGGTGATCAGCACCGGCAACTATTTTGCCAACATGACCTTGCCGCTGGCCCTGCTCTGCACTGGCGCCAGCCTCAATCTCAAAGCCCTGCGTGGCGGGGCCGGCCTGACCGGCTGGGCCACCGCCAACCGGCTGTTCTGCATCCCCGTGCTGCTGGTGCTGGGGGCCTGGGCGCTCGGCTTCAGCCCCCAGGCCCTCGGCATCCTGTTCCTCATCAGCTCCACCCCGACGGCGGCCGCCAGCTATGTGATGACCCGCGCCATGGGAGGCGACAGCGTACTCGCCGCCAACATCATTGCCACCACCACCCTGGGCTCCCTGGTCAGCACCAGCCTGGGGGCGGCACTGATGAACTACCTGGGATTGATGGGATAA
- a CDS encoding PTS sugar transporter subunit IIC: MNLQWMAMLVGMIEQRMVPFANWLTRSRHVLSLRDGFQLAMPFVIVGSLLVPILFPPVSPDTPHALGQWLHWLSRALHPFLFPVYSHTLGLVALIIAFGSASSLAKAYEMPERLCGLGGCMAFLMLIDFRSLQPGVFGYLGGAGIFTALLMAFYSVEVTRFFYRRGWYIHMPEEVPVMTRRGFQLIVPLLFIMLSLSLLRLWLQQQFGISLPDFMASLFRPLIVGADTLPALLITLLIAHLLWFMGIHGALIVTGLLSPFWMAGVSANQAALMAGEPLPHIFLQGFWDYYLLIGGIGTTLPLVFMAMRSRCHYIQSVGKLGFIPSMFNINEPLLFGFPIIMNPLFFLPFISVPLINAVIAWQLTQWGFLDRFIALLPWSMPSPLGAAWAANGSWNNGLMSLVCILNSYVLYRPFFLAHEKMVLEQERERLG; this comes from the coding sequence ATGAACCTGCAATGGATGGCAATGCTGGTCGGCATGATCGAGCAACGCATGGTACCGTTTGCCAATTGGCTGACACGCAGTCGCCATGTGCTCTCGCTACGAGATGGTTTCCAACTGGCGATGCCCTTCGTCATCGTCGGCAGCCTGCTGGTGCCGATCCTGTTTCCGCCCGTCTCCCCCGATACCCCGCACGCACTCGGGCAGTGGCTGCACTGGCTGTCGCGAGCGCTGCATCCCTTCCTGTTTCCGGTCTATTCCCACACCCTGGGGCTGGTGGCGCTGATCATCGCCTTCGGCTCGGCCTCCAGCCTCGCCAAGGCCTATGAGATGCCGGAGCGGCTGTGTGGTCTGGGGGGCTGCATGGCGTTTCTGATGCTGATCGACTTTCGTTCGCTGCAACCCGGGGTGTTTGGCTATCTGGGGGGAGCCGGGATCTTCACGGCCTTGCTGATGGCCTTCTACTCGGTGGAGGTGACGCGCTTCTTCTATCGCCGTGGCTGGTATATCCATATGCCGGAGGAGGTGCCGGTGATGACCCGCCGCGGCTTCCAGCTAATCGTGCCACTGCTGTTCATCATGCTCTCGCTGAGCCTGCTGCGGCTCTGGTTGCAGCAACAGTTCGGTATCAGCCTGCCAGACTTCATGGCCTCCCTATTCCGACCCCTGATCGTGGGGGCCGACACCCTGCCGGCCCTGCTGATCACCCTGCTCATCGCACACCTGCTCTGGTTCATGGGGATCCACGGTGCCCTGATCGTCACCGGTTTGCTGTCACCGTTCTGGATGGCCGGGGTGAGCGCCAACCAGGCGGCACTGATGGCGGGCGAGCCCCTGCCCCACATCTTCCTGCAGGGTTTCTGGGACTATTACCTGTTGATCGGTGGCATAGGCACCACGCTGCCGTTGGTGTTCATGGCCATGCGCAGCCGCTGCCACTACATCCAGTCGGTGGGCAAGCTGGGCTTCATTCCCTCCATGTTCAACATCAACGAGCCCCTGCTGTTTGGCTTCCCCATCATAATGAACCCCTTGTTTTTCCTGCCCTTCATCAGCGTCCCCCTGATCAACGCCGTGATCGCCTGGCAGCTGACCCAGTGGGGTTTCCTCGACAGGTTCATCGCCCTGCTGCCCTGGTCCATGCCCTCTCCCCTCGGCGCCGCCTGGGCGGCCAACGGCAGCTGGAACAACGGCCTGATGAGCCTGGTCTGCATCCTCAACAGTTATGTGCTCTACCGCCCCTTCTTCCTGGCCCACGAGAAGATGGTGCTGGAGCAGGAGCGCGAGCGGCTGGGATAA
- a CDS encoding PTS sugar transporter subunit IIB: MKKIMLCCSSGMSTSLLVKKMKEEADKRGLSAEIQAFGAAEFDLQMPHYQVVLLGPQVKYMLAELQQRAAAHGVPVETINMMDYGMQRGDKVLDHALALIG; this comes from the coding sequence ATGAAAAAAATCATGTTGTGCTGCTCCTCGGGCATGTCTACCAGCCTGCTGGTCAAGAAGATGAAAGAGGAAGCGGACAAGCGGGGATTGAGCGCCGAGATACAGGCCTTCGGAGCGGCGGAGTTCGATCTGCAGATGCCCCATTACCAGGTGGTGCTGCTGGGGCCCCAGGTCAAATACATGCTGGCCGAGTTGCAGCAGCGGGCTGCCGCTCACGGCGTACCGGTCGAGACCATCAACATGATGGATTACGGCATGCAGCGGGGTGACAAGGTCCTCGACCACGCCCTCGCCCTGATCGGCTGA
- a CDS encoding PTS sugar transporter subunit IIC has translation MNTLYERFVSTIENRVSPLAGRIGQQKYVQAIRDGFIAALPFMIVGSFMLVFIFPPFSPQTQWGFARAWLDFSATYQPQLLLPFQLSMGLMTLFISVGIGASLARQNGLDPVTTGLLCLMSFMLVAAPVKDGAISMQYFSGQGIFTALITAIYAAEVYAFLKRNNITIKLPPQVPTGVARSFEVLIPVLVIILTLHPLNLILEGATGMILPEAIMSLVKPLVAASDSLPAMLLAVLVCQILWFAGIHGALIVTGIMNPFWMANLANNQAAMAAGEALPHIFLQGFWDHYLLIGGVGSTLPLAFLLLRSKAAHLRSIGKMGVVPGLFNINEPILFGAPIVMNPVFFLPFILVPMINATLAWFALDFGLVERVVSLTPWTTPGPIGASWAANWAISPMILSLLCMCSAAAMYYPFLKAYERTLLKQEEQTDTKEPTLAAVASR, from the coding sequence ATGAACACCCTTTACGAACGCTTTGTCAGTACCATCGAAAACCGGGTCAGCCCCCTGGCCGGGCGGATTGGTCAGCAGAAATATGTGCAGGCCATCCGTGATGGCTTCATCGCCGCCTTGCCCTTCATGATCGTCGGCAGCTTCATGCTGGTGTTCATCTTCCCCCCCTTCTCGCCCCAGACCCAGTGGGGCTTCGCCCGCGCCTGGCTCGATTTCTCGGCCACCTATCAACCCCAGTTGTTGCTGCCGTTCCAGCTGAGCATGGGACTGATGACCCTGTTCATCTCGGTGGGGATAGGGGCCAGCCTGGCCCGTCAGAACGGACTGGATCCGGTCACCACGGGTCTGCTCTGCCTGATGTCCTTCATGCTGGTGGCCGCGCCGGTCAAGGATGGCGCCATCTCCATGCAGTACTTCTCCGGCCAGGGGATCTTCACGGCCCTGATCACCGCCATCTATGCGGCCGAGGTCTACGCCTTCCTCAAGCGCAACAACATCACCATCAAGCTGCCACCCCAGGTGCCGACCGGTGTGGCTCGCTCCTTCGAGGTGCTGATCCCGGTGCTGGTGATCATCCTGACCCTGCATCCCCTCAACCTGATATTGGAAGGGGCTACCGGCATGATCTTGCCGGAAGCCATCATGTCCCTGGTCAAGCCGCTGGTGGCGGCATCGGATTCATTGCCCGCCATGCTGCTGGCCGTGCTGGTGTGCCAGATCCTCTGGTTCGCCGGGATCCACGGCGCCCTGATCGTCACCGGCATCATGAACCCGTTCTGGATGGCGAACCTCGCCAACAACCAGGCCGCCATGGCGGCGGGTGAGGCGCTGCCCCACATCTTCCTGCAGGGCTTCTGGGATCACTATCTGCTGATCGGCGGTGTTGGTTCCACTCTGCCACTGGCCTTCCTGCTGCTGCGCAGCAAGGCGGCGCACCTGAGATCCATCGGCAAGATGGGCGTGGTACCGGGTCTGTTCAACATCAACGAACCCATACTGTTCGGCGCCCCCATCGTCATGAACCCGGTCTTCTTCCTGCCCTTCATCCTGGTGCCGATGATCAACGCCACCCTGGCCTGGTTTGCCCTGGACTTCGGCCTGGTCGAGCGGGTGGTGTCGCTCACTCCCTGGACCACACCGGGCCCCATCGGTGCCTCCTGGGCCGCCAACTGGGCCATCAGCCCCATGATCCTGAGCCTGTTGTGCATGTGCTCCGCCGCGGCCATGTATTACCCCTTCCTGAAAGCCTATGAGCGCACCCTGCTCAAGCAGGAAGAACAGACTGACACGAAAGAACCGACACTGGCGGCCGTTGCCAGCCGTTGA
- a CDS encoding glycoside hydrolase family 1 protein has product MQYRFPEQFWWGSASSAAQAEGASQQDGKAPTIWDHWFEQSPNRFHQQIGPAQTSGFYEHFRDDIGLLKQLGHNSFRTSIAWSRLIPAGRGEPNPQAVAFYDAMLDELAAQGIEPFICLFHFDMPMSMQELGGWESREVVAAYAEFADTCFRLFGHKVKHWFTFNEPIVPVEGGYLYDFHYPNVVDFRRAATVAYHTMLAHAAAVQRYRILGQDGQIGIILNLTPSYPRSQHPADLKAANIADLLFNRSFLDPAVKGEYPAELVALLAEHDQLPACGPGDKALLAAGKIDLLGVNYYQPRRVKARSNAVNPASPFMPEWFFDHYEMPGRKMNPHRGWEIYEKGIYDILTNLRDHYGNIPSYISENGMGVEGEAKFKGEDGQIQDDYRIGFIRDHLIWLHKGLEEGCQCLGYHLWTFIDNWSWSNAYKNRYGFIELELGSQTRRIKKSGEWFATAARENGFN; this is encoded by the coding sequence ATGCAATACCGTTTTCCTGAACAGTTCTGGTGGGGCAGTGCCTCCTCCGCCGCCCAGGCGGAAGGCGCCAGCCAGCAAGATGGCAAGGCACCCACCATCTGGGATCACTGGTTCGAGCAATCCCCCAACCGTTTCCATCAGCAGATTGGGCCGGCGCAGACATCCGGTTTCTATGAGCATTTTCGCGATGACATTGGCCTGTTGAAGCAGCTTGGTCACAACAGCTTTCGCACCTCCATCGCCTGGTCGCGGCTGATCCCCGCCGGGCGTGGCGAACCGAATCCGCAGGCCGTCGCCTTCTACGACGCCATGCTCGATGAACTGGCGGCGCAAGGGATAGAGCCCTTCATCTGCCTGTTCCACTTCGACATGCCCATGAGCATGCAGGAGCTGGGGGGCTGGGAGAGCCGGGAGGTGGTCGCCGCCTACGCCGAGTTCGCCGACACCTGCTTCCGGCTGTTCGGTCACAAGGTCAAACACTGGTTCACCTTCAACGAACCGATCGTGCCGGTGGAGGGGGGGTATCTCTACGACTTCCACTACCCGAACGTGGTGGATTTTCGCCGCGCCGCCACCGTGGCCTACCACACCATGCTGGCCCATGCCGCGGCGGTGCAGCGTTACCGCATCCTCGGTCAGGATGGCCAGATAGGCATCATCCTGAACCTCACCCCCTCCTATCCACGTTCGCAGCACCCGGCGGACCTGAAGGCGGCCAACATCGCGGATCTGCTGTTCAACCGCAGCTTCCTGGATCCGGCGGTCAAGGGGGAATACCCGGCTGAGCTGGTGGCCCTGCTCGCGGAACATGACCAGCTGCCCGCCTGCGGGCCGGGGGACAAGGCCCTGCTGGCGGCCGGCAAGATCGACTTGCTCGGGGTCAACTATTACCAGCCGCGCCGGGTCAAGGCACGCAGCAACGCGGTCAATCCTGCCAGCCCCTTCATGCCGGAGTGGTTCTTCGACCATTACGAGATGCCGGGTCGCAAGATGAACCCGCATCGGGGCTGGGAGATCTACGAAAAAGGCATTTACGACATCCTCACCAACCTGCGCGATCACTACGGCAACATCCCGAGCTACATCTCGGAGAACGGCATGGGAGTCGAGGGGGAGGCCAAGTTCAAGGGAGAGGATGGCCAGATCCAGGATGACTACCGTATCGGCTTCATTCGGGATCACCTCATCTGGCTGCACAAGGGGCTGGAGGAAGGCTGCCAGTGCCTGGGCTATCACCTCTGGACCTTCATCGACAACTGGTCCTGGAGCAATGCCTACAAGAACCGCTACGGCTTCATCGAACTGGAGCTGGGTAGCCAGACTCGCCGCATCAAGAAGAGCGGGGAGTGGTTCGCTACCG